The stretch of DNA CTAGGAACATCCTGCGCAGTGCTCGCCGCTAGTGAAGCTGCTTATTACATCCTCCATCCTGAAAATGCAACTCTCGCCTTCCCGAGAAGTATTGTTTGAGGCATTGCATCACAGCTTCCTCAATATCTACATCACAGTATACCCAGGGCCGCCTCCGCCTTCTGGAACAGTCCACTCGATGTTTTGCTTTGGATCTTTGATGTCGCACGCCTGCAGATGCAGTCAACTAGTCATTCAGGTTCGGAGGAGCAGAGGATGAAAGCAGATAGCCAGGTACAGAAAAGAGGCAAGGCAGGCAAGCCTAAGAAGTCCAAGCTTCGGTGTGATTAAGATCGCACCAAACACAATTGGACTTAATCAATCAAGAAGAAACATTGTGCGTTCATTCATGAGATATCCTAGCGATGCCCGTCAATTTatgcatagtttttttttctctcgaatATGCAGATCATGGGCATTGGGGAGATAAATTGATTCTGCCTATAGTCAAGTGAAGGAATGGAGATAAATCACGATTCCCCGCCTCTAGATTTCCAATTTGAGTACATGAGACATAAGAATTCTTAAATGCAACTCATGCACATATCTAGGGGAATGCAAAGTCCCTGAACCACAAGTGGAAATGGTTTACCTTGCAATGAAGACAGTTTTGTGCGTTTATGTGAAGCTTTGGATCACCTTTCTCGTCGGAGACGTATCTGCATGAAAACAGGCATGGCCAATAGTGATCAGAAGAGACTGTTCTGGCTACCGAGCACTTCATAATTGCTGATGCAGCTAGGGACCACAATACATACTCGTAAACCCGGGCTGGACAATAACGTGATTCTGGTCCAGCATACACTGGAAGATTTATTCTTTCAGGTACCGTAGGATCCCTCAAGCGGAGATGAGGAGGTTGATCATGCTCATGGTTCGTATTGCTCCTGTACCAAAGGAATGATGGATGATTACAGAATGAATGTTTATTTGGTAAGCAGATTTCTGGTTACGCTACTTCAAACTTGTAATAAGTACAATATATACCTCCAAAATAAATTCATTCAACTGACTCTTAAGGTTCAAAAGTCTAATTGAAAAATAATTTCATTAATGATCAATTAGGTAAATATCAGCGTGAGTGACACAGATTTGTGTGATCAATTCTAAGCAATGTCTAGATACATCTAAGACATTTACTGGTACTTCTAAACCCACGAATAGCAAAGTTATTGTTAACAGGCACAGATACGGAGAAGATAAGAGGCATTCTTCATTCTTGCAGCAGGCATACCTGTATAAAGAAGTTGGAACATCGAAGGTTATCTGCCCATCTGGTTTAGTATACTGAATAGGCGTGTGCAGATTGGCTGCCTGGGCACAAGGAAAACTTCTGTCAGTCTCAATGGTGAAAAATAGAGAATGATGTGCATTTTCACTGTTATTTACAAAGCTAAGCAATACGAGCAACAGCAATGCTGCACACTCACATCTGTTGCTTCATGGTCGGGTTTCCCATGCTTTAATGTATAAGGTGACTTTCCTTTGAATATGTAGCTAAAAGTTAACAGATTAACATGAGTTAGCAAATAGAATATTTCCATGACTAAGCTCAAGTAATTTCTTGAATTGGAAACTCACCGTTCCAGTGCAGACAAAGCCATGCCCGGAACAAATCCGTATTCAAATGCCTGGGGAAAAGAAGTAATAAATAGGTGTTCGACTTACTGCATTGAAAGGAAATGAAGAATCTGCTTCTTTTGTTTACCCTGTTAGCTTAAGGGACTTGATACTTAACCGCACAGCAAAGATAAGGTTGTTTGGGAAAATTGCTAAAAAAATAACCACATACTGGTCTATAGTTCCTAGCTTTATGAAGTTCTTCCCATATCCATGACATCTTGAGATTCTCCCAGTACAGTTCCATGGAAGATCCTTCAATTAGAGCCTTGAAAGTCGCTTCCGCCGCAAGCATACCTTTTTTACACACCCCTCACTTTAGTACAAGGCTTATCAATGTACAATAAAATTAGGACTCAGCTCAAAGTATGCACATAATTCAGCAATGAAATCGGTAAAGCAAAAGGAATGAGCACTGAAAGAGGATGTTAAAGCAAAATACATAGAGCAGTCAGGCACAGCTGCACACATATAAAATCAACCATGAAGCTGGAGAGCAATTGCACCAACAGAGCTGACAATTAAGTAAACCACAAATCTAGTTAAATTTCAGAGAAACAAAACATTTCTGTAATAAGATACCTGATTTCATAGCCGTATGGGTTCCTTTTATTTTGGGAACATTTAGAAATCCTGCAGAGCATCCAATAATTGCACCTCCAGGGAAAACTGGATATGGTATTGACTGAAAATTTATATTAATTTCATCAGTGCCTGTGTTATCAGTACAATTGCCAAAAACAAAAATGCAAGTTGGTACAGATAACAGAAATAAAATGCTGGAAAAAAATGTTGCAAATTGCAATGTATAGAAAATAATCAAATAACAGCACAATGAATGAGTATGAGAGCTGTACTTCAGCTCACAAAGGTCGTAGTGTGTAGTTAACCAACGATATGAGGTGCAATAaatgaaatgaaataaaaaCTAACAGAATGCTCAATATGGGTATGATATAAATCTTATACACGTATCTATTTTCTACGAAATTGACATGTCATTTCAAATGTCAGCTTACCTGGAAACCACCTTCATttagagtacgagcaccatactgaatagcagtTCCACCTTCCAAAAGTTTTCTGACAGCAGGGTGCTGCTTGAATTTCTGAAATATGGTGGCAGAATATTTAAGAGAAACAAAGATCCTTTCTGTTTTTGTTAAATTGTACAAAATCTGTCTGTCTTCTTAATCACTCATCTAATGTACTTGGCATCAAAATGCATCTACAAAGAAAACCACATACCTGGAATTCATCGTATGGACTCAGGAAAGGATTTTGATAATTCAGTGCAACAACGAGACCAATTGCTAACtggaaaaaaaaatgagagcAGATAATACATTAAGTACGGTCCCTTACTACTTAGCCATAAGAATCTTATTGTCTACATAAATATTGCAGGAAGTCATGAAAAGAACCCCATATCTAGCTTTCCAACCTGCAACTGAAGACTGTTGTGATAAGTGGTCGATTGTTGAGTTTAAGATTTGTTTTGAGCATGATCTAACCAAAGTTTTTGCTTGTCCCAGTTCCTACTAAGCAGCACACTTCACTAAGCATGAGAAGGTGTTAAAGTTGCTTAATTTGTGTCAAATGCAATCTACAACGTGAATAATTGATAGTTAGTGTGTTTCTCCATTATCagaaaaacaaaacatgaggaTAGAATATTACACCTATACTCACATGCCGCTATGACAGACAGAATACATCAAGTGCCAATTTGCATGTCTAACAGAAGAGTTACCAGTCGATCATCAAGGTGGTATATGAATGATCCTCCATATGTTCTCATATCCAATGGCCATCCAACAGTATGAATAACAGAACCTGGCTCATGCTTTCCTTCTTCAATCTCCCAAATCTAAAGAATAGAATCCATTTAGTTCTGAGTGCCA from Panicum virgatum strain AP13 chromosome 9K, P.virgatum_v5, whole genome shotgun sequence encodes:
- the LOC120648436 gene encoding electron transfer flavoprotein-ubiquinone oxidoreductase, mitochondrial isoform X2, producing MHRAIRAAAAAAGRALSSARASLPPPPRSSGWGAARWLCSSGREALRYDVVIVGAGPAGLAAAIRLKQLCRAADADLSVCVLEKGAEVGAHVLSGNVFEPRALDELIPKWRQEDAPIRVPVSSDKFWLLTKNKAWTLPSPFDNKGNYVISLSQLVRWMATKAEELGVEVYPGFAASEILYDENQIVTGVATNDVGIAKDGTKRETFQPGVELRGRITLLAEGCRGSLSEKIIRNHKLRERGQGQHQTYALGIKEIWEIEEGKHEPGSVIHTVGWPLDMRTYGGSFIYHLDDRLLAIGLVVALNYQNPFLSPYDEFQKFKQHPAVRKLLEGGTAIQYGARTLNEGGFQSIPYPVFPGGAIIGCSAGFLNVPKIKGTHTAMKSGMLAAEATFKALIEGSSMELYWENLKMSWIWEELHKARNYRPAFEYGFVPGMALSALERYIFKGKSPYTLKHGKPDHEATDAANLHTPIQYTKPDGQITFDVPTSLYRSNTNHEHDQPPHLRLRDPTVPERINLPVYAGPESRYCPARVYEYVSDEKGDPKLHINAQNCLHCKACDIKDPKQNIEWTVPEGGGGPGYTVM
- the LOC120648436 gene encoding electron transfer flavoprotein-ubiquinone oxidoreductase, mitochondrial isoform X1, which codes for MHRAIRAAAAAAGRALSSARASLPPPPRSSGWGAARWLCSSGREALRYDVVIVGAGPAGLAAAIRLKQLCRAADADLSVCVLEKGAEVGAHVLSGNVFEPRALDELIPKWRQEDAPIRVPVSSDKFWLLTKNKAWTLPSPFDNKGNYVISLSQLVRWMATKAEELGVEVYPGFAASEILYDENQIVTGVATNDVGIAKDGTKRETFQPGVELRGRITLLAEGCRGSLSEKIIRNHKLRERGQGQHQTYALGIKEIWEIEEGKHEPGSVIHTVGWPLDMRTYGGSFIYHLDDRLLAIGLVVALNYQNPFLSPYDEFQKFKQHPAVRKLLEGGTAIQYGARTLNEGGFQSIPYPVFPGGAIIGCSAGFLNVPKIKGTHTAMKSGMLAAEATFKALIEGSSMELYWENLKMSWIWEELHKARNYRPAFEYGFVPGMALSALERYIFKGKSPYTLKHGKPDHEATDAANLHTPIQYTKPDGQITFDVPTSLYRSNTNHEHDQPPHLRLRDPTVPERINLPVYAGPESRYCPARVYEYVSDEKGDPKLHINAQNCLHCKACDIKDPKQNIEWTVPEGGGGPGYTVT